The Candidatus Zixiibacteriota bacterium genome contains a region encoding:
- a CDS encoding PQQ-binding-like beta-propeller repeat protein has product MNRTILISLFTLICFFGSFANLLPESPWPMFRHDLKHTGRTGFTGPSTADTAWTFEANDGIASSASLGHDGTIYFGAGGYYGGGGDSSLYALNPDGSLKWQFKTGSGVFNASGVFSSPAVGPDGTIYFGAFDQKVYALADSGTYAQVRWVNSFFLHHVYSSPMISPEGILYIGGLDFNIKAIDTADGSQLWSYQTDWCVLSSAVITEAGEMIIGSKDHNLYAFRDSAQMD; this is encoded by the coding sequence ATGAACAGAACCATATTGATTTCTCTTTTTACATTGATCTGCTTTTTTGGATCATTCGCGAATCTACTGCCAGAGTCACCCTGGCCGATGTTTCGTCATGACCTCAAGCATACCGGACGAACCGGCTTCACCGGACCTTCCACGGCTGACACCGCCTGGACATTCGAGGCCAATGACGGAATTGCCTCTTCGGCTTCGCTCGGCCATGACGGCACGATCTATTTCGGCGCAGGTGGTTATTATGGAGGCGGGGGTGATTCCAGCCTGTATGCGCTCAATCCGGACGGCTCGCTCAAATGGCAGTTCAAGACCGGCTCCGGAGTTTTCAACGCCTCCGGGGTGTTCTCATCGCCCGCTGTCGGTCCCGACGGGACGATTTATTTCGGTGCTTTCGACCAGAAAGTCTATGCCCTGGCGGATTCGGGCACATACGCCCAAGTGCGCTGGGTCAACAGCTTCTTTCTCCATCATGTTTATTCATCGCCAATGATAAGCCCGGAGGGAATTCTGTATATCGGCGGGCTGGATTTCAATATCAAGGCAATTGATACAGCCGATGGAAGCCAGCTGTGGTCATATCAAACCGACTGGTGTGTGCTCTCCAGCGCGGTGATTACCGAAGCAGGCGAGATGATCATAGGGAGCAAGGATCACAACCTCTACGCCTTCAGGGATTCCGCCCAGATGGAT